TCGAACAGTGCGGTGCCGCCGTCGTAGATGAAATCGACGCTGCCCCAAATCTCGCAGTCGCGGAAATAGGACACGCTGCCGTCGCGCAGGCAGAGTGTGTCCTGCCAGCCCTTGAGGAGGACGTTGTCGAAAACGAGGCGCTTGTTCACGGAGGCGAGGGCGCGCTGCTGGCCGGCGGTTTCGCCGGCGGTGTTCTCGATGGTGAGGTTTTCCATGCGCAAATCGTCCACATAGGCGATGAAGGCGGCGGACATCGGGCCGCTGACGTTGCACCAGCCGTGGGAGAGGACGGTGTCGGTGCGGGCGGCGCCCGTGCCCTTGAGCGTGACGAAGCCGCGGTTCTGGCGGAGCGCAAGGTTTTCGTAATAGAAGCCGGGCTGGATATTGATGGTGTAGGGCGTGGCGGCGGTGTTGTTTTGCGGCACTTGGTCGAGCGCGGCCTGCACGGTGGTGAAATCGCCGGTGCCGTCGGCCGCGACGGTGATGACGCGGGAAGCGAGGTCGGGCGCGGCGGCGCGGGTGGAGAAGCGCCACGCGGTCGCACTGCTCACGCCGGGCCAGGTGCCGCCGGCGGTGTCGAAGATCACGCCGGGCTCGACGGTGACATAGTAGGTTTTGCCGTAGGCAAGACCGAAGCCGCCGGGACGGGTGATGAGCACCATGCCGTCTGCGTGGATGGACACGGGTTGGTAATGAATCGTCGTGAGATCCTGAACGACGCCGGTTTTGACGTAGCCGCCGTGGTCGGCGTCGCCGTAGTTCACAGTTTCAAGCGCGGAGAGGTCGATGGTATCGACTATGGAGTCATCGTCGGCATCGCGGATGATGACTCTGCCAATGTCACCGCGAGCAGGCGTGCCGCCGGTGAAGGTGAGTTTGAGCGGGGTGTCGGGATTGACGCCGCTCGCACCGTTGGCGGGCCAGAGCGCGGCGGTCATGGCGGCGGGCGTGCCGAGATAAACGGGATCGCTGGTGACGGAGCCGGCGGCGTTGGCGACGGTGACGGTGTAGTTGCCGGAGTTGGCGGCGGAGAAGGAGGCGAAGCTGAGCGTGGCGGTGATCGCGCCGCTGATGCCGGCGCCGTCGGTGACGGTGACGCCGTCGCGTTTCCACACGTAGGTGGGCGCGAAGGGCGCGAGGGCGGGGCCGGCGTCGGCGGTGACGCTGAGCGAGGCGGCGCCGCCGGGCGTGACCACGGCGCCGGCAGGCGGCGTGGTGATGACCGGAGCGACGGTGAGCGTGACGGCGTTGCTGGTGATGTCGCCTGCGGTGTTGGTGATTTTCACGCGATACCAGCCGGCGTCGGCGGTGGTGACGCCGGCGAACGCGAGCGAGGCGGTGGCGGCGCCGGTGATGCCGGCGCTGTCGGCGAGATCGGTGAAGCCGGTGTCGGCTCCGCTGGTGCTTTTTTGCCAGACGTAGGCAAGCGGGCTGGTGCCGTTGGCCGTGACGGCGAGCGTGGCGGCGGCACTGGTGTCGGCGGTTTGGGCGGTGGGCTGCGCGCCGATGCTGGGGGCGACGGCGCCGGCGGTGACGGTGAGGGCAGTGGCGCTGGTGGGGGTGTCGCCGCCGTAGTTGGTGACGACGCAGTCGTAGCTGCCGGCGTCGTCGGCGGCGAGGCCGGTGAGGGTGAGGGCGGCGGTGGTGGCGCTGAGATTGACGGCGGGGTTGATGTTGGTGCCGTCTTTGCGCCATTGGTAGGTAAGCACGTCGTCGGAGTCGAAGCCGGCGGCGGCGATGGTGAGCGTGACGCTGCCGCCGAGCGAGGCGGTGGTGGCGGCGGGGAGGTCGGTGGTGATGGTCGCCTTCGGATAGGGGATGAGTTGGAAGCCGGCGATGTAAACGCTGCCGTCGAATTTCGCGGCGGTGAAGGAGAGCCGGCCGGAGGAGTCAACGAGCGCGGGGAGGTAGCCCCAGGGTTTGACGGTGGTCTTGGTGTCGTCGTTTTGCGGGGCGGGGGCGACGGGGGCGATGTCGCCGGTGACGCCGTCCACGGCGAAGACATGGGTGTCGGCGTTGTTGCTGGAGGCCCTGATGGCGACGAAGGATCCGGAGGTCAGGAGGTTGGCGGGGGCGAGGTCGAAGCGGGCGTTGCCGTTGTTGAGCGCGCCGTAGAAGTAGGCGAGGTAATGGCTGTTGGCAGGGAGGCCGGCGAGGGTGAGGGTGAGGGTGTTGCCATTGCCGCCGTTGTAGAGACGCCAGAGGTTGTTGACCACATCGGAGGGCATGAGGGTGTTGCTGTAGCCGGAGATGTAGCCATCGCTGGGTTCGGTTCGGTTGCCGCCGGTTTGGAGGGTTTCGCTTACGTAAATGCTCGCGGTGAGGGTGACGCCGGAGGCACTGCCGTCGGGGGCAAAGAGGGCGATGGCGTCGGCGGTTTTAAGGGGACCGAAGGTGCCGCTGACGCCGCCGTTGTCGGTTCCGGTGGGGATGCGGTCGTTGGCGTGGGGGCGGAGGATTTTGTTCCATGTGTTGCCGGCGTAGGGGGCGGCGCCGCTGTAGGCCCAACCGGAACCTTGGTTGGCGACTGTGATGGTCGCGGCGGTAGCGACGACGGCGCCAGCGGTGCCGGCTTGGTCGCGGGAGAGTTTGACGAAGACGGCGGGGTTGTCGGCGCGTGCGACGGGCGAGAGCGCGAGCCCGGCGAACGCGGCGGCGAGGAGGAGGAAAAGGAGGACGGGCGCGGGTTTCATAAAGGCGAGGGTGGGGGCGGTGTGGCACGGAGTCGCGGACGCCTTGGTCATGGCGCAGGAATTTTGTTTGGGATTCGGCCGGCGGCAGACGCGTCCGGAAGAAGTGCCAGCCATGCGAAGACGCGTGAGCGACTGGGAGCGCCGGCTTCCAGCCGGCAGACGGAGTCTGTCCACGGCCATGCCTGCCGACACCACGGGCGGGACGCCCGTGAAACGGGCCGGCAGGATGCCGGCGCTCCCAGTCGCTGGCGCGTCTTCGCGGTGTCTCATGGCTTTCTGTGGGGAAAATGAACCGGCGGCGCGAAGGAGGCGGGCGCGGAGTTTTTTCAGCAGGCCGAGCAACGCGAGCGCGGCGAGGAAGAGCGGGCTGGGCGCGCCGCCGCCAAACTCGCCGGACCCGTCGCCGGAACCGGCGGGCGGGATGTCCGGCTGCTCACCGGAGCCGCCACCCGGGCCCGGGGTCTCCGGCGGGATCGGATCGGGGCCTTGGTCGGGGACGAGCGTGCTGACCACGCCGTCGGGCGTGATCTTGCGCACGGCGGCGTTGCCGGTGTCGGCCACATAGACGTTGCCGGCGGGGTCAACGCTCACGTCGCGCGGCTGGTTGAAGAGGTTGTGGGGCAGCCCGTCGAGGGAGGTTTCCGCGCCGGGGCCGTCCTGGTGGCCCGCGATGCCGTTGAGGCCGGCGAGGGTGCTGACGGTGACGGTGGAGCCGTTGGGGCCGGAGAGGGAGATTTTGCGGATGACGTTGTTGCCGGTGTCGGCCACGTAAATCGCGCCGGCGTCGTCCACGGCAAGGCTGGCGGGGGCGTTGAACTGGGCCGCGGAGCCGTCGCCGTCCGCGTGGCCGGCGACGCCGGTCAGGCCGGCGAGGGTGGAAACGTCGTTTTGCCTGATGCGGGTGCGGGTCGTGCCGCTGGTGACGGGGTCGCGGTCGAGATACCAGGTGAGGGAGATTTTGCGGATGGCGTTGTTGCCCGTGTCGGCCACGTAGAGGACGGTGGTGGTGGAGGAGGCCGTGAGGGGGATGGCGGTGCCGGTGGCGGCGAAGACGACCGGGGAGGCGGCGATGCCGCCGGGCGAGTTGAAGCGGGCCAGGGTGTTGCCCTGGCTGTCGGTGGTGATGCCGCCGGCGGAGCCGGGATCGTTGGCGACGCCGGCGAGCGTGGTGACATCGAAGGTGGTGGGGGTGACCCGGCGGATGACGTGGGCCATCCTGTCGGCCACGTAGAGGCTGCCGGCGGAGTCGTGGGTGATGCCCGCCGGGGCGGTGAAACTGGCGGCGGCGCCGGTGCCGTCGGCGTTGCCGGTGGCACCGGGCGAGCCGGCGAGGGTGGTGACCTCGCCGGTGGCGCGGAGGGCGCGGAGGGTGTGGTTGCCGGTGTCGGCAAGATAGACGACGTTGGCCGGGCCGATGGCCGCGCCGGAAGGGCCGTTGAAGGCGGCCTGGCCGTAATAGCCGTCGGCGCTGCCGGCGACGCCGGGCTGCCCGGCGAAGCGGATGGCGGTGCCGGTGGCGAGGGTGAACTGGTGGAGGAGGTTGGCGGTGTCGTCGGCGGCATAGACCCGCCCGGCGCGGTCGGCGGCGACCGCCACGGGGTGCGCGATCATGGGCGCGGCCACGGCGAGGGGAATCGCGCCGCCCTCGGTGGTGCCGAGGTTGTTGGCGGAGACGACGCGATACAGGCCGGCCTCGGCGGCGGTGGCGCCGGTGATGGTGAGCGTGTCGGTGGTCGCGCCGGAGTAGGCGCCGCCGTCGGTGATGTCGGTCCAGGTGACGCCGTTGTCGTGCGAAACCTGCCATTTATACCACAGCAGGGGAATCTCGGTGTAGATGTCGCTGTAGAGACGGATGGCGCCGCCCGGCGCGACGGTCTGGCGGCCCGGCGGGGTGATGATGGGCGGGGCGTATTCGACATACAAATACACGGTGTCGCTGGTGAGCGCGTCGGCCTCCTTTTGCATCACGTCCATGACTTTCACGCGGTAGTAGCCGGTGTCGGCGCGGCGGAGGAAGGGGAGGTCGAGCGTGCTGGTGGTATCGCGGGTTTTCCTGACGGTGAGGATGTCCTCGAAGTCGCCCGTGGCGGTGCCGCCGGCGGGGGTGGCGGTGGCGGGGTCGCACGCCTGCTTCTGCCAGATGTAGGTGAAGGGGGGAGTGCCGGCGACGGCGACGGAGAGGGCGGCGGCGTCGCCCACGGTGGCGGCGTCGGAAAGCGGCTGCCGCGTGATGGAAAACGGATCTGCGTGGTCGATGACGGTGAGCGCGCAGGGATCGGAGAAGGCGGAGCCCCCGGCGACGTTGGTGACTTTCAGGCGGTAGAGGCCGGCGTCGGCGTATTGCGTGTCATTGATGATCAGTATGCTGGTGATTTTCTTGGCAGGCTCGGCGGGGGTTTCCGGGTCGGCGGGCAGCGGCGGATCGCGGTCGAGGGTGGCAATGAGGCGCAGATCGCCGGCGGGGATGTCGACCCAGGCGACACCGTTGTCGTGGGAGACCTGCCACTGATAGGCGAGTGGGTTTTGGTCGGCGTCGGCGAAGTGGGGCAGGTCGCGGGCGATGGCGGCTATTTCGGTAGCGACGTTGAGCACACCGACGGTTTCGGGCTCGGGCTGCCCGATGATGGCGGGAGCGGGATAGGGGATTAGCTGGAAACCGGAATACTGACGGCGCCCGCCGAGAGCGGAGGTGTCGGTGCGGAAGGTGAGCTCGCCGTCGGAGGTGGAGATGGCATGCATGGCCCCCCAAATGGTGTTGGCACCGGACACGGCGTCGGTGTTGGCCGCGGCGCCGGGGATAATGGTTTTGTTGCCGGCTTCGTCGAAGGTGAACAAGCTGCAGACACCAGCGTGGCCAGCCAAATCAACGAAGGAGGTGGGTAGTTGCTCGGCGGCGTTGTCGCTGGGATAGGTGAAGGAGGATGTCTTGCCCGCCGGGAAATTGGCCGGGTGGAGGATGTATTTTCCGCCTTGGTTGTTGGTACTGGCATAGCAATAGAGCAAATAATGCGTGTCGGAGGCCAGGCCGGTGAATTTGAAGCGCGCATAAGCAGTGCCTGCATAAATGCGCCAGCAACTGCCGAGGAGTTCCTTCACGTCCAATGCCTCGCTGATGCCGATGGTTCCAGGTTCGTTGCGCTCATGTGTGCCAACCAAGACGCCCGTGAGCCTGACTGGGCTGAGGGCACCGTCCGCACCGTAAAGCTGGACGTTGGCAAGTGAGTCGAAGACGAAGGGCTGGGACTCGGTGTAAGTGCCCGCCGCAGTTGGAGTTGATGTCGGCGTATACACCCTGTTCCATGTGGTTCCCGGTGCGGTGGCGGCCGCACTGTAGGCCCAGCCGCCGCCTGGCGCGTCAATGACATAGGCGGAAGGGGGCGTACCTGCGGGGGTCGCTCTCGTCAATGTGACGAACACAGGGACGGGGCTGAACTCGGCGGCGAATGTCGGCGCGCCCAAGGTGATGAGCGAGGCCAGCGTTGCTAGAAGCAAGGGGAAACGAATGCGGTGGAAATGAATGCCCGTTGATGGTGTAGTTTTCATGAGGGATGGGCTCCTGTGTTTGGATAAAAGTGATTGATGTGAATTTGGTCAGAACGTCCCCTTGATGCCGAAATAGACAAAAGCGCCGTATTTTTGGTATTCCCAAGTCCAGTTGGGATTGTGGAGGTAGGTGCGGAAGGGCTCGTTGGTCAGGTTCTTGGCCTCGACGTAGAAACTGTAGCGCCGGTAAAAGGTGTAGGACATGGCGGCGTCGAAGGTGCCGCGAGCATCGCGCCAGAGGTAGCCGAAGGCAGCGGGGTCGACCTTGCCCGGCTCGCGATCGTTGAAGAAGCGAAACATGGTGCCATCATAGAAACTGTCGGCCCAGTTGTAGGACACGCTGGCGTTCAGCCGGGAGCCCCTGTAGCTGAGACTGAGCTTGAGCTTGCGCGGCACCACCCGATAGGCGGGCATGCTTTTGGGCATGGTTTCGAGCCCGGTGAGTGGCGCGGTGCTGTTGAAGCTGGAGTTGGTCTCGCCTTCCTGGTAGGTGTAGGCCGCGTAGAGCGAGAAGTTTTTCAGGCGTTCGTGGATGAAGCCGAGCCGTTGCGAGAAGGATGCCTCGATGCCCCAATTTTTCTGGCCGCCAATGTTCACGGGGCGCTCTAAGCTGGCGCCGACATAGTTGCGGAAGTCGTAGTCATACACGCCGTTTTCCGTGATGGTCTCGGTGACGTTAGCGGTGTAGTTTTGCACGTCCTTGTAATAATAGCCGATGGAGGCGGAGCCGCCACCCTTCATGTAATACTCGAGCGCCACGTCGTAGTTGGTGTGATAGATGGGCTTGAGCGAGGGGTTGTTCATATCGATGGCATAGGCTCCGCTCGAATCGACATTGACGGTGTAGCCGGGCATGAGGCGATCGAAGGGCTGACGGGAGATGGATTTGTTATAGCTGGCGCGGGCGATGAAGTTGGCGGTGAGGTTGTATTTGAGCTGCACGTTTGGAAACCAGTCGGCGTAGGACTTGTCCACGGCGGCGGTATTGGCGTAACGCAGGCGGGTGAGTTCGAGCGCCTGCGCCTGGGAGACCGAGTAATTGGTCACAAGGCTTTGGCCGCTCACTCCGGTGAGGGGGTTGATGGCGGTGTCGTTGTAAGCGGCGGTGATGTCGGCGTAGCCGTAGCCGCGGACGTAATCCATGAGCATTTCGGAGGCGCGCGCGGCGGTGGCGTCGTCGTTGGCGACGGGGCCGCGTCCGTATTGATCGGTGCGCTCGTAGCGCATGCCCAGGAGGGCGCTGAAGCGGCCGAGGCGGATGTTGAACATGCCGTAGGCGCCGGCGACGCGCTCGCGGGAGAACTTGTCGCCGCCGAGCTCGGTCTCGGTGCGCCAGACGACGTCTTCGGTGAATTTTTCCGGATGCTCGCGGAAATACTGGTCAATGTGCGGGAGGCTGAAGTAAGGCACGGGCGGATAGGGGCCGACGGTCGCGTCAAGGTCGGGGGATTTCACTTTTTCGAGCATGTCCTGAAGTTCGGCGGTGGTGCCGTTAAAGAACCAGTGGGACTGACCGTTTTTGTCGGTGTGACGCTCTTGCTCGCGGTAGAGGCCGCCAGCCTGAACATACATGGGGATGCGGGTGAAGAAGCTGCGCCTGGCGTCCAGCTTCAGGGTGGAAAACTTGTCCTTGGTGGAGAGCCAGCG
This genomic stretch from Termitidicoccus mucosus harbors:
- a CDS encoding pectinesterase family protein, encoding MKTTPSTGIHFHRIRFPLLLATLASLITLGAPTFAAEFSPVPVFVTLTRATPAGTPPSAYVIDAPGGGWAYSAAATAPGTTWNRVYTPTSTPTAAGTYTESQPFVFDSLANVQLYGADGALSPVRLTGVLVGTHERNEPGTIGISEALDVKELLGSCWRIYAGTAYARFKFTGLASDTHYLLYCYASTNNQGGKYILHPANFPAGKTSSFTYPSDNAAEQLPTSFVDLAGHAGVCSLFTFDEAGNKTIIPGAAANTDAVSGANTIWGAMHAISTSDGELTFRTDTSALGGRRQYSGFQLIPYPAPAIIGQPEPETVGVLNVATEIAAIARDLPHFADADQNPLAYQWQVSHDNGVAWVDIPAGDLRLIATLDRDPPLPADPETPAEPAKKITSILIINDTQYADAGLYRLKVTNVAGGSAFSDPCALTVIDHADPFSITRQPLSDAATVGDAAALSVAVAGTPPFTYIWQKQACDPATATPAGGTATGDFEDILTVRKTRDTTSTLDLPFLRRADTGYYRVKVMDVMQKEADALTSDTVYLYVEYAPPIITPPGRQTVAPGGAIRLYSDIYTEIPLLWYKWQVSHDNGVTWTDITDGGAYSGATTDTLTITGATAAEAGLYRVVSANNLGTTEGGAIPLAVAAPMIAHPVAVAADRAGRVYAADDTANLLHQFTLATGTAIRFAGQPGVAGSADGYYGQAAFNGPSGAAIGPANVVYLADTGNHTLRALRATGEVTTLAGSPGATGNADGTGAAASFTAPAGITHDSAGSLYVADRMAHVIRRVTPTTFDVTTLAGVANDPGSAGGITTDSQGNTLARFNSPGGIAASPVVFAATGTAIPLTASSTTTVLYVADTGNNAIRKISLTWYLDRDPVTSGTTRTRIRQNDVSTLAGLTGVAGHADGDGSAAQFNAPASLAVDDAGAIYVADTGNNVIRKISLSGPNGSTVTVSTLAGLNGIAGHQDGPGAETSLDGLPHNLFNQPRDVSVDPAGNVYVADTGNAAVRKITPDGVVSTLVPDQGPDPIPPETPGPGGGSGEQPDIPPAGSGDGSGEFGGGAPSPLFLAALALLGLLKKLRARLLRAAGSFSPQKAMRHREDAPATGSAGILPARFTGVPPVVSAGMAVDRLRLPAGSRRSQSLTRLRMAGTSSGRVCRRPNPKQNSCAMTKASATPCHTAPTLAFMKPAPVLLFLLLAAAFAGLALSPVARADNPAVFVKLSRDQAGTAGAVVATAATITVANQGSGWAYSGAAPYAGNTWNKILRPHANDRIPTGTDNGGVSGTFGPLKTADAIALFAPDGSASGVTLTASIYVSETLQTGGNRTEPSDGYISGYSNTLMPSDVVNNLWRLYNGGNGNTLTLTLAGLPANSHYLAYFYGALNNGNARFDLAPANLLTSGSFVAIRASSNNADTHVFAVDGVTGDIAPVAPAPQNDDTKTTVKPWGYLPALVDSSGRLSFTAAKFDGSVYIAGFQLIPYPKATITTDLPAATTASLGGSVTLTIAAAGFDSDDVLTYQWRKDGTNINPAVNLSATTAALTLTGLAADDAGSYDCVVTNYGGDTPTSATALTVTAGAVAPSIGAQPTAQTADTSAAATLAVTANGTSPLAYVWQKSTSGADTGFTDLADSAGITGAATASLAFAGVTTADAGWYRVKITNTAGDITSNAVTLTVAPVITTPPAGAVVTPGGAASLSVTADAGPALAPFAPTYVWKRDGVTVTDGAGISGAITATLSFASFSAANSGNYTVTVANAAGSVTSDPVYLGTPAAMTAALWPANGASGVNPDTPLKLTFTGGTPARGDIGRVIIRDADDDSIVDTIDLSALETVNYGDADHGGYVKTGVVQDLTTIHYQPVSIHADGMVLITRPGGFGLAYGKTYYVTVEPGVIFDTAGGTWPGVSSATAWRFSTRAAAPDLASRVITVAADGTGDFTTVQAALDQVPQNNTAATPYTINIQPGFYYENLALRQNRGFVTLKGTGAARTDTVLSHGWCNVSGPMSAAFIAYVDDLRMENLTIENTAGETAGQQRALASVNKRLVFDNVLLKGWQDTLCLRDGSVSYFRDCEIWGSVDFIYDGGTALFDHCDLVTIRDGTSPAAPSTNYNNPYGLVFLDCRLLKGRVATGHPYDVTAGSCTLMRPWYPDGHTAYINCQLDDHISLKGWSEWDNRENTCRAIEIGSTLIAGGAAPAPAERQAAGAYWLNTTDPDYTGSQAANDTSLAPPSGHLNRVAVAAEKLTAAYYSIEAIFGNNPYYASAIGAWRPTVAPRILAQPQSQSAAPGATITLAAGAFGLPDGTWQWYKGATPVADGGNISGATTATLTLANAQPGDSGDYHAVVTNSLGSAASATAAVTISATLTAPAITTQPSSQTVDAGDPVTFTVAASGDPAPSYQWYKDAAPVVSATNATFTIIGTQPSDAGSYYVTATNTQGSATSDTVTLTVNGGGAPAITAQPVSQITAAGSPVTLSVSATGATGYQWYKDGVAIPGATGATLTISIPTSADAGSYYCVINGAGGETTSATVTLTVEGATAPQAVFVKLSTDTAPAAGVVTAATTFEIAAQGSGWDYSAAAPFPGITWNKILKPASADEVNAKNASVGDFLPFSTASATALTAPDGLPTPVTLTMHLGVGNIRDRVEPSNGSGANTTLGPAALMAQAWRVYDGSQTLRFTLDGLPAGTHYLVYFYGASLGRGARFTLADANIAAPAASWLLTNGTSGNGEVFASADGIIGPKPAATPGDSVNNTEKPWGVLHAIADTDSKLTFTASKGNDTYINGFQLIPYPKAVIVTQPAAAAYVAEGDNTTLSVIAAGLGDETLTYQWRKDGVPINTATNPTANTASLAITGAQPADAGSYDCVVTNLGGSVISEPCALALTAGTGAPSIVLQPAAQTGAAGDTGSLSVAAGGQPPLTYTWQKSVTAADSGFADIPGASSASALAFASLTTADAGWYRVKITNALGEITSDAVTLIVAPVFTAQPASAVTSAGATATLTVTADTGIAAAPFAPSYAWFKDGSVTPLADGGNISGATTATLQLTAFSAADAGSYTVVVANTAGSVTSAAATLQLPVAPAITTQPAASQAILAGWPATFTAAASGVPAPEWQWYKDGAAIASATAATYTITSAAESDSGSYHAVAANMAGSATTSASVLTVRDLTGPAVTGDGYASGVTGGAGGPAYEVTTAADLNAKLQLAGPAIIIVSGTIDVRPLSSSKRVDVGSNKTLQGANAAATIIGRVNINNVQNVIVRGLNITNPGTIPSTTEFPRYEDGGDGVTIQNATGVLVTHCTFYDCADGMCDLTYTVRDATVSWCKFYYPTQANHRFTMILGNEATPADTPVTATLHHNWWADRCDQRMPAAGAAQAHMYGNYFSCAGNSYASNARGTTQILIEHSYYNGVKDPVGKSDATAAFRTINNTYNNTTGTKDPGTDIVPVPPYSYTLPDTADVPALIQQYAGNTAGAWSDHPAPAAPVAITGLPEVFFPGATITLAASVPDGAGYQWRRNNFEITGATSETLTLANIQGPQTGVYTVAVTDATGRTVVSAPVTLAFGDAPSFTGETGGPAPVVSGKNITLRPAITGTVTSYQWQRWDAGAGEWVNVGDNDTYSGSATGALTIQNVTGGAAGQYRLVVTNPTGSVTTEPYAVTVTPVVFAWPSGVAVDAFGDVYVSDASASIIRRVTATGSAALYAGIPGAAGSADGAFGQSTFNSPGALAIDAAGNLYVADTGNATVRRVGRDLAVLTLAGDPAARGNRDGIGNAALFASPNGISFDRATGVTYVADTNNHTIRVLTPRALNNGVFVGNTVATFAGVPGQSGDSDALLVESGTTFVVGGTARFNHPGAVAVSGSFLYIADTGNHTIRRLTLPARADREPPPYEVVTLAGTPGVNGSDDGTGLEALFASPKAIVADAAGANLYVADTGNHTIRRVTAAGVVTTLAGLPGVSGQGDGDGSVALFNQPAALALDVSGSHLYVADIGNTAVRRITLGGATAVVSTLSVIAADDSTLPPSGTLPPFTPTSKGSGGGAPSPWFLAVLAALAFLRSVRKKR